One segment of Triticum aestivum cultivar Chinese Spring chromosome 2A, IWGSC CS RefSeq v2.1, whole genome shotgun sequence DNA contains the following:
- the LOC123189827 gene encoding probable aquaporin TIP3-2 has translation MLPTRFPSRGAVNAAGLETLLPAASRAVLSEFIATAVFVFAAEGSVYGLWKMYKDTGTLGGLLVVAVAHALALAAAVALASGASGGHVNPAVTFGVLVGRRISFARAVLYWAAQLLGAVLAAALLRIISGGVRPMGFTLGHGIHERHALLLEVVMTFGLMYTVYATAVDRNRGGNVGAIAPIAIGFVLGANILAGGPFDGAAMNPARAFGPALVGWSWRHHWVYWVGPLIGAGLAGALYEFVMAEQPEEPAAAVRRELPVPAEDY, from the exons ATGCTGCCAACTCGTTTCCCTAGCCGCGGTGCCGTCAACGCCGCGGGGCTGGAGACCCTGCTGCCGGCAGCTTCCCGCGCCGTGCTCTCGGAGTTCATAGCCACCGCCGTGTTCGTCTTCGCCGCCGAAGGCTCCGTCTACGGCCTCT GGAAGATGTACAAGGACACGGGCACGCTGGGCGGCCTGCTCGTGGTGGCGGTGGCGCACGCGCTCGCTCTGGCCGCGGCGGTGGCGCTGGCGAGCGGCGCCTCGGGCGGGCACGTCAACCCGGCCGTCACGTTCGGCGTGCTCGTCGGCAGGCGCATCTCCTTCGCGCGCGCCGTGCTCTACTGGGCGGCGCAGCTTCTCGGCGCCGTGCTCGCCGCCGCTCTCCTCAGGATCATCTCCGGCGGCGTG CGCCCCATGGGGTTCACGCTCGGCCACGGCATCCACGAGCGGCACGCCCTCCTGCTCGAGGTCGTCATGACGTTCGGGCTCATGTACACCGTGTACGCCACCGCCGTCGACCGGAACCGCGGCGGCAACGTCGGCGCCATCGCGCCCATCGCCATCGGCTTCGTCCTGGGCGCCAACATCCTCGCAGGCGGCCCGTTCGACGGAGCCGCGATGAACCCGGCGCGGGCGTTCGGCCCGGCACTCGTCGGCTGGAGCTGGCGCCACCACTGGGTCTACTGGGTCGGCCCGCTGATCGGCGCCGGGCTGGCCGGCGCGCTGTACGAGTTTGTCATGGCCGAGCAACCCGAGGAGCCGGCAGCTGCGGTCAGGCGTGAGCTGCCCGTGCCCGCCGAGGATTACTGA
- the LOC123189829 gene encoding UPF0426 protein At1g28150, chloroplastic isoform X2, with protein sequence MATYCPSGASALLLSAPRTRAARFPGPASGRSSPCAAARRQRRGRGAVGAVRACFNPFGDERILREALKEPVAFMGGVFAGLLRLDLNEDPLKEWVTRTVEASGIAEENSTEESNEGAQNDGPQQIEIE encoded by the exons ATGGCCACCTACTGCCCATCCGGCGCCTCCGCGCTCCTGCTCTCCGCCCCGCGAACCCGCGCCGCC AGGTTTCCCGGTCCGGCTTCCGGGAGGAGCTCTCCCTGTGCAGCTGCTCGgcggcagaggagggggaggggagcggtGGGTGCCGTGCGAGCATGCTTCAATCCTTTCGGGGACGAACGCATCCTCCGGGAGGCCTTGAAG GAGCCAGTTGCATTCATGGGTGGCGTGTTTGCTGGTCTCTTAAGGCTTGACCTGAATGAGGATCCTCTTAAGGAGTGGGTTACTCGAACGGTAGAGGCTTCTGGAATAGCTGAGGAGAACAGCACCGAGGAATCAAATGAGGGAGCTCAAAATGATGGACCCCAGCAAATTGAGATTGAGTGA
- the LOC123189828 gene encoding uncharacterized protein, giving the protein MKASCFLVVLLLAVATGSRLSLAAREGSTLGELIAKAGSFLTSAGRAGADGWRSAAAAEVDASAKKGHGHPAGAKKRLKKSSVNCIPADMCRRKKVLCGKRCYKTSHAAAAAGLSHVPPTRCVVRCKKCVPTC; this is encoded by the coding sequence ATGAAGGCGTCCTGCTTCCTGGTGGTGCTTCTGCTCGCCGTGGCCACGGGGAGCAGGCTCTCGCTCGCCGCCCGCGAGGGCAGCACCCTGGGCGAGCTCATCGCCAAGGCCGGCAGCTTCCTCACGTCGGCGGGCCGCGCGGGGGCGGACGGCTGGcggtccgccgccgccgcggaggtGGACGCCTCGGCGAAGAAGGGGCACGGCCATCCGGCGGGGGCGAAGAAGCGGCTGAAGAAGTCTTCCGTGAACTGCATCCCCGCCGACATGTGCCGGAGGAAGAAGGTGCTGTGCGGCAAGCGGTGCTACAAGAcgtcgcacgccgccgccgccgccggcctcagCCACGTCCCCCCCACCCGGTGCGTCGTCAGGTGCAAGAAGTGCGTGCCCACCTGCTAG
- the LOC123189829 gene encoding UPF0426 protein At1g28150, chloroplastic isoform X1, whose translation MATYCPSGASALLLSAPRTRAAFPQRFPGPASGRSSPCAAARRQRRGRGAVGAVRACFNPFGDERILREALKEPVAFMGGVFAGLLRLDLNEDPLKEWVTRTVEASGIAEENSTEESNEGAQNDGPQQIEIE comes from the exons ATGGCCACCTACTGCCCATCCGGCGCCTCCGCGCTCCTGCTCTCCGCCCCGCGAACCCGCGCCGCC TTTCCGCAGAGGTTTCCCGGTCCGGCTTCCGGGAGGAGCTCTCCCTGTGCAGCTGCTCGgcggcagaggagggggaggggagcggtGGGTGCCGTGCGAGCATGCTTCAATCCTTTCGGGGACGAACGCATCCTCCGGGAGGCCTTGAAG GAGCCAGTTGCATTCATGGGTGGCGTGTTTGCTGGTCTCTTAAGGCTTGACCTGAATGAGGATCCTCTTAAGGAGTGGGTTACTCGAACGGTAGAGGCTTCTGGAATAGCTGAGGAGAACAGCACCGAGGAATCAAATGAGGGAGCTCAAAATGATGGACCCCAGCAAATTGAGATTGAGTGA